In one window of Bemisia tabaci chromosome 4, PGI_BMITA_v3 DNA:
- the Adk2 gene encoding adenosine kinase, translating into MAAELKEGLLFGICNPLLDMAVSADKELLDKYSLKPNDAILAEEKHLPLYDELVKNYKVEYSAGGSGQNTCMVVQWLLEKPHLVVYSGSVGKDKYSQILEDKAHESGLKTCYQYQDSYPTGTCAVLITGNGTNRSLCANLAAANHFSHDHLHSPENKKLVQQAEYYYATGFFLTVCFETVLELAQIAHQRNKLFMMNLSAPFICLVYAKQQMQVMPYVDIIFGNDDEAKALAKEQGFETEDIKEIALKIADLPKQNTDRSRTVVITQGHNPVIFVKDGKVEEFEVPKVPAEKIIDTNGAGDAFVGGYLAQLILGKPYQTSIKCGMWAASEIIQVSGTSFKGKKYFNGDS; encoded by the exons atggcagcggaattGAA AGAAGGTCTTTTGTTCGGAATTTGCAATCCTCTTCTGGACATGGCTGTCAGTGCAGACAAAGAACTATTGGACAAATATTCCCTCAAACCCAACGACGCTATCTTGGCCGAAGAGAAACACCTTCCCTTGTACGATGAGCTCGTGAAGAATTATAAGGTCGAATACTCAGCAGGAGGTTCTGGTCAGAACACTTGCATGGTTGTTCAG TGGCTATTAGAGAAACCTCATTTAGTAGTTTACAGTGGATCTGTTGGAAAAGACAAATATTCCCAAATCTTGGAAGACAAAGCTCATGAGTCTGGCCTGAAAACATGTTATCAGTATCAAGACTCTTACCCCACAG GTACTTGTGCTGTTCTTATCACAGGAAACGGGACCAATCGCTCTCTGTGTGCTAATTTAGCAGCAGCCAACCACTTCTCCCATGACCATTTGCACTCCcctgaaaacaaaaaacttgTGCAGCAAGCAGAATATTATTACGCTACT GGATTCTTTTTGACTGTTTGTTTTGAAACAGTGCTGGAACTGGCTCAGATTGCGCATCAACGAAACAAattattcatgatgaatttGAGTGCTCCTTTCATCTGCTTAGTCTATGCTAAGCAGCAAATGCAAGTTATGCCATATGTTGATATCATCTTCGGAAATGATGAT GAAGCAAAAGCCCTAGCCAAGGAGCAAGGATTTGAAACTGAAGACATCAAAGAAATTGCCCTTAAAATTGCAGATTTACCGAAACAGAATACAGATCGATCAAGGACTGTCGTTATCACGCAAGGCCATAATCCTGTCATTTTTGTTAAAG ATGGTAAAGTTGAAGAATTTGAAGTTCCAAAAGTGCCAGCGGAGAAAATTATTGACACAAACGGAGCAGGAGATGCCTTTGTTGGTG GTTACTTGGCACAACTCATCTTGGGAAAACCTTACCAAACCTCAATCAAGTGTGGAATGTGGGCTGCATCTGAAATCATTCAAGTGTCTGGCACCAGCTTCAAGGGTAAAAAGTACTTTAACGGGGATAGTTAA